The following are encoded together in the Aneurinibacillus sp. REN35 genome:
- the hppD gene encoding 4-hydroxyphenylpyruvate dioxygenase: protein MSKELFDAKKMVKEEIFPVQDIHHVEIYTGNAKQAAYYYCRAFGFKMKAYRGLETGCRDRVSYVVEQGAIRLVLTGTLEDTTDVAEFIKLHGEGAKDIALKVENVEEAYKGAIARGAIAIREPWTESDENGLIKKAVIGTYGDTVHTLIETADYNGIFLPGYQSTEFDIPAASTGLVGIDHIVGNVERMDEWTSYYETVFGFNVLKQFDDEDISTEYSALMSKVMTNGTGRIKFPINEPAEGKRKSQIQEYLDFYKGPGVQHLALLTNDIISTVTALKENGVEFLHTPDTYYEELSGRVGTIDEDVKKLQDLNILVDRDDEGYLLQIFTKPIVDRPTLFIEIIQRKGALGFGDGNFKALFESIEREQERRGNI, encoded by the coding sequence ATGTCTAAAGAATTGTTTGATGCAAAAAAAATGGTGAAGGAAGAAATTTTCCCTGTACAAGATATTCACCATGTAGAAATTTATACCGGGAATGCGAAGCAAGCAGCATATTATTATTGTCGTGCGTTCGGGTTCAAAATGAAAGCATATCGCGGCTTAGAAACGGGCTGTCGTGACCGTGTGTCGTATGTAGTAGAGCAAGGTGCAATCCGTCTGGTCTTAACAGGTACTCTTGAGGATACAACAGATGTTGCTGAATTTATCAAATTGCACGGCGAAGGAGCCAAGGATATCGCATTAAAAGTTGAAAATGTGGAAGAGGCGTATAAAGGTGCGATTGCACGCGGCGCGATTGCAATCCGTGAACCATGGACCGAAAGTGATGAAAACGGTCTTATAAAAAAAGCCGTAATTGGTACATACGGAGATACGGTTCACACACTTATTGAGACAGCGGATTATAATGGAATCTTCCTGCCGGGATATCAGTCAACTGAATTCGATATTCCTGCTGCTTCTACTGGTCTTGTCGGTATTGATCATATTGTAGGTAATGTAGAGCGTATGGATGAATGGACTTCATATTATGAGACTGTATTTGGTTTTAATGTGTTGAAGCAATTTGATGACGAAGATATCTCTACGGAGTATTCCGCATTAATGTCCAAAGTTATGACAAATGGTACGGGTCGCATTAAGTTCCCCATTAATGAACCTGCAGAAGGAAAACGGAAATCACAAATTCAAGAGTATCTCGATTTCTATAAAGGACCGGGTGTACAGCACTTAGCACTTCTTACAAACGATATTATTTCTACCGTTACTGCTCTTAAGGAAAACGGAGTAGAGTTCCTTCATACGCCTGATACGTATTATGAAGAGCTATCCGGCCGTGTGGGAACGATTGATGAGGATGTTAAAAAACTACAGGATCTAAATATTCTCGTAGATCGTGATGATGAGGGATATCTCCTGCAGATTTTTACGAAACCGATCGTAGACCGTCCGACGCTCTTTATTGAAATCATTCAGCGTAAAGGGGCGCTTGGTTTTGGCGACGGCAATTTCAAAGCACTGTTTGAATCCATTGAACGTGAACAAGAACGTCGAGGAAATATTTAA